Proteins co-encoded in one Armatimonadota bacterium genomic window:
- a CDS encoding SpoIIE family protein phosphatase, whose product MESREEITAKSSQGPKSFIDILGHLHFLSRHAAAGDLEHVLELAVEIPIRCLRLDKTALLLPSPIVGTPALIASRNLSPSLREYLQHPNDEVINWVVTNCSPKVIENLPSIGCESVCPYSLEDVRALVAIPVEIPDSKPGVLLGMASHIRPFPVWEVELLYTIANHIAAVFGRQKARSFPTHTDLPFERLTKVAHSTLDIRQLLDQALTEILYTLDADSGSVMLCKRGIFTIYACKGLKEDIQPLTTIPKERGIAGWVIANRKPLLLNGPADPNQFDLITERPEIVSSISTPLIGRKSLVGILSVNRTRPGRTFGNQEMVMVSTISGQIAMAVENNLLYNAATTQTKYLASLFKIAKTITSSLELKKVFELILGQLCEKLAAEVCCIVLYNPQSGEVQLGGGRGLGADESRAYMDLAMPGIITAERSKKNIVTLDLSEYKEYKDIKTITNLGLDAATIVRLSIKRRVVGYIVIFHRQTSAFQLPLQRLLLGLAELAAIAIENARLYQHQWDIANISLKNLLPGEIENIPGFEVSAKFNPAHQVGGDYYEVIKISEHNYGIAIADVSGKSVAAANYIAMCKHSLRALAEETQSPAKLLQKMNRLIYQQTGNESFITMLYAVLDARRRTLVLSCAGHEPAILYRAHIGRVEQISTPGLILGVMPSINYQERSIRLGSGDILMLYTDGLIEAISHDPATSLRAISESLVKYHLKPANEIADNIYKLATAPNLKVTDDIALIIIKTL is encoded by the coding sequence ATGGAAAGCCGAGAAGAGATTACAGCCAAAAGCAGCCAAGGCCCCAAGAGTTTTATTGATATTTTGGGGCACCTTCACTTTTTGTCGCGCCACGCAGCGGCAGGTGATTTGGAACACGTTCTGGAGCTTGCAGTTGAAATTCCAATACGATGCCTTAGATTAGATAAAACAGCTCTTCTTCTCCCCTCGCCAATTGTAGGCACTCCTGCTTTAATTGCATCAAGAAATCTTTCACCAAGTCTACGCGAGTATCTTCAACACCCAAATGATGAAGTTATCAACTGGGTCGTAACAAACTGCTCTCCCAAAGTGATAGAAAATCTACCCTCAATTGGTTGCGAATCGGTGTGCCCATATTCACTTGAAGATGTAAGGGCACTTGTAGCTATTCCCGTTGAAATTCCCGACTCAAAGCCTGGAGTGCTGCTGGGCATGGCATCACACATCCGCCCATTCCCTGTTTGGGAAGTTGAGCTTCTATATACGATAGCTAATCACATTGCAGCTGTCTTTGGGCGGCAAAAAGCTAGAAGTTTTCCTACGCACACCGATTTACCGTTCGAACGTCTTACAAAAGTTGCACATTCAACTCTAGACATTCGACAGCTCTTAGACCAAGCACTAACGGAAATACTTTATACTCTAGACGCAGATAGCGGCTCGGTGATGTTATGCAAGCGGGGAATATTTACTATTTACGCCTGCAAAGGCCTTAAGGAAGATATACAGCCACTAACAACAATCCCCAAAGAAAGAGGAATAGCCGGCTGGGTAATAGCAAACCGAAAGCCACTGCTTTTGAATGGTCCAGCTGACCCCAACCAGTTCGATTTAATCACCGAGAGGCCAGAAATTGTATCCTCAATCTCGACTCCCCTAATTGGGAGAAAATCACTTGTTGGCATATTAAGCGTGAACCGAACCAGGCCAGGGCGAACTTTTGGAAACCAAGAAATGGTGATGGTATCAACAATATCGGGACAAATAGCGATGGCGGTCGAAAATAACCTTCTTTACAACGCCGCTACAACTCAAACAAAATACCTTGCAAGTCTGTTTAAAATTGCAAAAACCATAACTTCATCGCTTGAATTAAAAAAGGTTTTTGAGTTAATATTGGGTCAGCTTTGCGAAAAGCTCGCAGCGGAAGTATGCTGCATTGTACTCTATAATCCCCAATCCGGCGAGGTCCAATTAGGAGGGGGCCGAGGACTTGGAGCTGACGAAAGCCGAGCATATATGGATCTTGCAATGCCAGGAATAATTACGGCCGAAAGGTCCAAAAAAAATATAGTAACCTTAGACCTTTCAGAATATAAGGAATACAAAGATATAAAAACCATCACAAATCTTGGGCTTGATGCAGCAACAATTGTGCGGCTTTCAATCAAGCGCAGAGTAGTAGGTTACATTGTAATATTTCACCGCCAAACAAGCGCTTTCCAGCTTCCTCTTCAGCGTTTGCTTCTCGGATTAGCCGAACTTGCCGCCATTGCAATTGAAAACGCACGCCTTTACCAGCATCAATGGGATATAGCCAATATTAGTCTGAAAAATCTTTTACCTGGTGAAATTGAAAACATACCGGGGTTCGAAGTTAGCGCCAAATTTAACCCAGCCCACCAAGTAGGCGGAGATTACTACGAAGTTATAAAGATTTCCGAACATAATTACGGTATAGCGATTGCGGACGTTTCAGGGAAAAGCGTTGCAGCGGCGAATTATATCGCAATGTGCAAGCATTCTCTAAGAGCATTGGCAGAAGAAACACAATCACCGGCGAAGCTGCTTCAAAAAATGAATCGTCTGATATACCAGCAAACCGGGAATGAGTCATTCATTACCATGCTTTATGCAGTTCTCGATGCGAGGCGACGTACGCTCGTCCTAAGTTGTGCTGGTCATGAACCAGCAATCCTATACCGGGCACACATTGGTAGAGTTGAACAGATAAGCACTCCGGGTTTAATTCTTGGCGTAATGCCCTCTATCAATTATCAAGAACGAAGCATCCGATTGGGGAGTGGTGATATACTTATGCTTTACACTGATGGTTTGATTGAAGCGATATCACACGATCCCGCCACGTCTCTGCGTGCGATTAGTGAATCTCTTGTGAAATATCACCTGAAACCTGCCAATGAGATTGCCGATAATATTTACAAACTAGCAACGGCTCCCAATCTTAAGGTTACTGATGATATAGCACTTATTATAATTAAAACACTGTAA
- the argH gene encoding argininosuccinate lyase, with translation MSKLWGGRFKKATSPIVDEFNASISFDARLWRYDIEQSIAHASMLGKCGIIPLAESEKIIQGLRDLKNDIEAGKVEFDTSAEDIHMNIEKLLHERIGDVAGMLQTARSRNDQVATDVRMYVKAQIKEIDSLIREAQSAFIKVAESNIDTIMPGYTHLQHAQPVMLAHHILAYVWMLQRDRERLADCFKRTDVLPLGSAALAGTSFPIDREYTAKMLGFSRISENSMDAVAERDFAVEFLCAISILAMHISRFAEEVVIWNTSEFGFIELDDSVATGSSLMPQKKNPDVAELMRAKTGRVYGDLMALLTVLKGLPLTYNKDLQEDKERLFDASDTIVICLKVLIEFVGHLKFNTKRMSAGLEDDFSTATDIADYLVTRGVPFRTAHEITGKLVRYCLEQGKTLGNLTLEEMRRFSDKFEDSSLTWDAWSSVEKRNIPGATAPCRLKEQLEAAKKALAADLF, from the coding sequence ATGTCTAAGCTTTGGGGCGGAAGATTCAAGAAAGCAACTTCCCCAATTGTGGATGAGTTCAATGCGTCGATAAGCTTCGACGCGAGGCTTTGGAGATATGACATCGAGCAGAGCATTGCCCATGCTTCTATGCTTGGCAAGTGTGGAATTATTCCGCTGGCAGAGTCGGAAAAGATTATACAAGGTCTTCGTGATTTAAAAAACGATATTGAGGCGGGAAAAGTTGAGTTCGACACGTCGGCAGAAGACATCCATATGAACATCGAAAAGCTTCTTCACGAGCGAATAGGCGATGTGGCTGGGATGCTGCAGACCGCTCGAAGCCGCAATGACCAGGTCGCAACCGATGTTAGAATGTATGTAAAGGCGCAAATAAAGGAGATTGATAGCCTGATTCGAGAAGCCCAATCGGCTTTTATCAAAGTTGCAGAAAGCAATATCGATACAATAATGCCTGGATATACACACCTTCAACATGCCCAGCCAGTTATGCTAGCTCATCACATTCTTGCATATGTGTGGATGCTCCAGCGTGATCGAGAACGCCTAGCAGATTGTTTCAAGCGGACAGATGTGCTTCCGCTGGGATCCGCGGCGCTTGCGGGAACCTCGTTCCCGATTGATAGGGAATACACGGCTAAAATGCTTGGATTTTCACGGATAAGTGAAAATAGTATGGATGCGGTAGCAGAGCGAGACTTTGCGGTAGAGTTCTTATGTGCAATCTCAATCCTAGCCATGCACATATCCAGATTTGCTGAAGAAGTCGTCATTTGGAATACAAGTGAATTCGGCTTTATTGAACTTGACGACTCAGTTGCGACAGGCAGCAGCCTAATGCCACAGAAAAAGAATCCAGATGTAGCTGAACTCATGCGTGCGAAGACAGGACGTGTCTATGGTGACCTTATGGCACTTCTTACTGTTCTCAAAGGTCTGCCTTTGACCTACAACAAGGACCTCCAAGAGGATAAAGAACGCTTGTTTGATGCTTCAGATACAATAGTTATTTGTCTGAAAGTCCTCATTGAGTTTGTTGGGCATTTGAAGTTCAATACCAAAAGGATGTCGGCTGGGCTTGAAGATGACTTTTCAACTGCAACTGACATAGCAGATTACCTTGTAACACGCGGTGTGCCATTTAGAACCGCCCATGAAATAACCGGGAAGCTTGTAAGGTATTGCTTGGAACAGGGCAAGACCTTGGGTAACTTGACGCTTGAAGAAATGCGGCGATTCTCGGATAAGTTCGAGGACTCGAGCTTGACGTGGGATGCCTGGTCCTCGGTTGAAAAACGCAATATCCCCGGAGCAACAGCTCCATGCCGATTGAAGGAACAATTGGAGGCTGCAAAAAAGGCTCTCGCCGCCGATTTGTTCTAG
- a CDS encoding response regulator gives MSVKKVNSVVDFSFQLPAEQGMRGVLLLDCNHQITSIDPGFCELFGVSSSEMIGKDRLQAMLQIPNLRFRNPDAFIESCQGLVSRPKKILDDVFEIVSPTHRVLHRYSSPLFDSEDRCLGRIEIYSDITRRRELEHRVRQAYEELRTTQDQLIQSEKLRAVGEIASGVAHDFNNVLGIILGNIQLLARTTKDEAVLTRLNAMERAALDAAETVRRIREFTKVKPDEPFCPIDLTALATEVVEMLRPMWENSMQAQGSKIEVNIHALERAFALGVAAEIREVLANVLLNAIQAMPSGGKIDIAVGRNNGSSWMRVVDTGVGMSEDVKKRVFDPFFTTRGVEGAGLGMSVAYGIISRHNGNISIESKPGEGTSVTISLPAAFEIPQSDSATPEKGTAKPARILVVEDEEMFAEVFFEMLTECGHAVCIAKSGEEAIEKFKVNNFDIVFTDLGMPSMSGWQVAREIKNIEPRTPVVLLTGWGTSVNQTDVEDSSIDMVLSKPVKFEDLSAIVAEALAKKGS, from the coding sequence GTGAGTGTTAAAAAAGTAAATTCGGTAGTTGATTTTTCATTCCAATTGCCAGCCGAACAAGGAATGCGAGGTGTTTTGCTACTGGATTGTAACCATCAAATAACTTCCATCGATCCAGGTTTCTGCGAATTGTTTGGCGTATCGTCGTCTGAAATGATAGGGAAGGATAGGTTGCAAGCAATGCTCCAAATCCCAAACCTTCGCTTCCGAAATCCTGATGCTTTTATTGAGAGTTGTCAGGGCTTAGTTAGTAGACCCAAGAAGATTCTCGACGATGTGTTTGAGATAGTAAGCCCAACCCATCGAGTACTTCATAGATACAGCAGTCCTCTATTTGACAGCGAGGATAGATGCCTAGGGAGAATAGAGATCTATAGTGACATCACTAGAAGACGTGAGCTTGAGCACAGAGTTCGGCAGGCATATGAGGAGCTAAGGACTACCCAGGACCAACTTATTCAATCCGAGAAACTTCGAGCGGTAGGAGAAATTGCTAGTGGCGTTGCACATGATTTTAATAATGTGCTTGGTATTATCTTGGGGAACATTCAACTTCTAGCTCGTACAACGAAAGATGAGGCTGTTCTTACTCGCTTAAACGCCATGGAACGAGCAGCTCTCGATGCGGCAGAGACTGTCCGAAGAATTCGCGAATTCACCAAAGTAAAACCCGACGAACCATTTTGCCCCATTGATTTGACTGCTCTTGCGACAGAGGTAGTGGAAATGCTCCGTCCAATGTGGGAAAATTCGATGCAGGCACAAGGGAGCAAAATTGAAGTCAACATTCATGCACTCGAAAGAGCATTCGCTCTGGGTGTTGCTGCCGAGATTCGCGAAGTCCTTGCGAATGTTCTTCTAAACGCCATACAGGCAATGCCTTCAGGTGGCAAGATTGATATTGCAGTAGGAAGAAATAATGGTTCATCCTGGATGCGAGTGGTTGACACAGGCGTTGGCATGTCAGAAGATGTGAAAAAGCGAGTATTCGATCCCTTTTTCACTACCCGCGGGGTCGAAGGTGCCGGTCTCGGAATGAGTGTAGCCTATGGAATCATTAGCCGGCATAATGGCAATATCTCAATAGAGAGTAAGCCTGGAGAAGGCACGAGCGTAACTATATCACTTCCAGCCGCATTTGAGATTCCACAGAGTGATTCAGCAACTCCCGAAAAGGGGACCGCCAAACCAGCGCGAATTCTCGTTGTAGAAGATGAAGAAATGTTCGCAGAGGTGTTTTTTGAAATGCTGACCGAATGTGGACACGCAGTCTGCATCGCTAAAAGCGGGGAGGAAGCGATAGAAAAGTTTAAGGTGAACAATTTTGATATTGTGTTCACAGACCTGGGGATGCCAAGCATGTCCGGATGGCAGGTTGCAAGGGAAATAAAGAATATTGAACCGAGAACGCCTGTAGTCCTCCTTACAGGTTGGGGTACGTCTGTTAACCAGACTGATGTGGAAGATTCAAGCATTGACATGGTCCTCTCGAAACCTGTTAAATTTGAAGATCTTTCAGCAATAGTGGCGGAAGCTTTGGCGAAAAAAGGTTCGTAA
- a CDS encoding argininosuccinate synthase, which yields MKTVVLAYSGGLDTSVCIPMMKEFYGFDKVVTVTVDVGQPPDDIAEAEEKARILGTEHYTIDAKEEFVKDYVFHAIKANGDYQGYPLSTAIARPLIAAKSVEIAQQVDADAFGHGCTGKGNDQFRFEIVVRTFAPEKEVIAPMRERNLTRSEEIEYAKSRGVPIAQSVEKIWSIDENLWGRSIEGGRLEEPDFVPPEEIYKWTKGPNKSPNTPLEITIGFENGVPVSLDGKRMDGVSLIRQLNEIAGEHGVGRIDIMEDRMLGLKVRENYECPAAVTLLTAHKALEALVCTKEEIKFKSMVDREWGQLAYEGLWFHPLKDDLEAFIDKIQERVTGDVKMQLFKGQAKVIGRSSRWALYSEDLASFDTKTFVQSEMTGAVKVHGLQSKMYWWLKRGQ from the coding sequence ATGAAAACAGTAGTTCTTGCATATTCTGGTGGCCTGGATACCTCAGTGTGCATACCGATGATGAAAGAATTTTATGGTTTTGATAAGGTTGTAACTGTAACAGTGGACGTAGGCCAGCCACCTGATGACATTGCCGAAGCCGAGGAGAAGGCTCGTATCCTAGGAACAGAGCATTATACTATCGACGCTAAAGAAGAATTTGTGAAGGATTATGTATTCCATGCCATAAAAGCAAATGGCGACTACCAGGGCTATCCATTGAGTACTGCAATTGCTCGGCCTTTAATTGCTGCCAAGAGCGTTGAGATAGCCCAACAGGTCGATGCTGACGCATTCGGCCATGGGTGTACCGGTAAAGGAAATGACCAATTTAGGTTCGAAATCGTTGTTCGAACGTTTGCACCCGAAAAGGAAGTCATAGCTCCAATGCGAGAGCGGAACCTCACGCGAAGCGAGGAAATCGAATATGCAAAAAGCCGAGGCGTACCTATTGCCCAGTCGGTTGAGAAGATATGGAGCATTGATGAAAATCTTTGGGGTCGCTCAATAGAAGGCGGCCGACTCGAAGAACCTGACTTTGTGCCTCCGGAGGAGATTTATAAGTGGACAAAAGGTCCTAACAAAAGTCCAAATACCCCGCTTGAGATTACAATTGGCTTCGAGAACGGTGTGCCAGTCTCGCTGGATGGCAAAAGAATGGACGGAGTTTCCCTAATTCGCCAGCTGAATGAAATCGCAGGTGAGCACGGCGTTGGTAGAATAGATATAATGGAGGATAGAATGCTCGGCCTGAAAGTGCGAGAAAACTACGAGTGTCCAGCAGCCGTCACACTGCTAACTGCACACAAAGCGTTGGAAGCACTGGTTTGCACAAAAGAAGAGATAAAGTTCAAGTCGATGGTTGACCGTGAGTGGGGCCAACTTGCATATGAAGGTCTTTGGTTCCATCCTCTGAAGGATGATCTAGAGGCGTTTATTGATAAGATTCAAGAGCGGGTAACCGGGGACGTAAAAATGCAGTTATTTAAAGGTCAGGCAAAGGTCATTGGACGGAGTAGTAGATGGGCGCTATATTCTGAGGACTTAGCATCGTTCGACACAAAGACCTTTGTGCAAAGCGAGATGACGGGTGCAGTAAAAGTTCATGGCTTGCAATCCAAAATGTATTGGTGGTTGAAAAGGGGTCAGTGA
- a CDS encoding ATP-binding protein, whose protein sequence is MAPLEFIHVEIPSSPKYLSLVRNLIDLMPTNQISLTEEQKDDLKLAIGEACSNAIKFSRSPNSPITIAFEIHPNQIEIEIRNESADFQPEKLKIEPPPLEKIHEGGLGLYLIKQVMDNFKICCSNGITTVRMAKKLT, encoded by the coding sequence GTGGCACCGTTGGAATTCATACACGTTGAGATACCAAGCTCGCCGAAATATCTTTCGCTTGTTAGAAACTTAATCGATCTTATGCCGACAAATCAAATTTCTCTAACCGAAGAACAAAAAGATGATCTCAAACTAGCAATAGGTGAGGCATGCAGTAATGCAATTAAGTTCAGCCGTTCGCCAAACTCACCGATTACGATAGCATTTGAGATTCATCCTAACCAGATTGAAATAGAGATACGAAACGAAAGTGCCGACTTTCAGCCGGAAAAGCTCAAGATTGAGCCACCTCCCCTCGAAAAAATACACGAAGGCGGCTTGGGATTGTATCTAATAAAACAAGTGATGGATAACTTTAAAATTTGTTGTAGTAATGGCATTACCACCGTTCGGATGGCAAAAAAATTAACTTGA
- a CDS encoding neutral/alkaline non-lysosomal ceramidase N-terminal domain-containing protein translates to MSKLLAGVAKAVINPPVGVDLSGYASRTSGSTGIHDDLHAKALVISDGSTKAAVVTLDLVGIDARQVADLRAEISSKTDVPMGNILISASHTHTGPATQELRVCGRVHEPYVRDLLKKITLTVEEAEKCMQPAEFGYSVGRANIAVNRRLRTQTGETHLMPNPAGVTDPDVGVWYFRNMKGEPIAILFNYACHAVVIGDVLEISADWPGVAQRTVEQDVGGQAMFLQGCCGNINPRERFSWQIVEKLGREVADAVKNVLPDIHLTSDVKISVAREVIELPLQPPPSREELERIIAETEKSMQASEPTSTDWRINAAYNDWAKTLLTGESKPSISTEVFRLRLGDYNIVTLPGEAFVEYALQIKAMKPNTIVAAYSNGNIGYVPIKSAFPEKGYEVEVAYKLYGEQMITDDAEDLILTAACRLLT, encoded by the coding sequence TTGAGTAAGTTGCTTGCAGGCGTTGCAAAGGCGGTAATTAATCCTCCAGTTGGAGTAGACCTTAGCGGTTATGCTAGCAGAACCAGCGGAAGCACTGGTATTCACGATGATCTACATGCAAAAGCGCTGGTCATTTCAGATGGCTCGACAAAGGCAGCAGTTGTTACCCTTGACCTTGTCGGTATAGATGCTAGGCAGGTTGCTGATTTGCGAGCCGAGATATCATCAAAGACTGATGTCCCAATGGGCAATATCCTGATTTCTGCGTCACACACTCATACAGGACCAGCCACACAAGAGCTGAGGGTTTGCGGCAGAGTACATGAGCCATATGTTAGAGATTTGCTGAAAAAGATCACACTAACGGTCGAAGAAGCAGAAAAATGCATGCAGCCTGCAGAATTTGGTTATTCGGTTGGCAGGGCAAATATCGCTGTCAATCGGCGGCTTCGCACTCAAACCGGCGAAACTCATTTAATGCCAAATCCTGCTGGGGTAACTGACCCCGATGTTGGTGTTTGGTACTTTAGAAACATGAAAGGTGAACCAATCGCCATTCTTTTCAACTATGCCTGCCATGCTGTAGTTATTGGCGATGTGCTCGAGATTTCTGCTGATTGGCCGGGTGTGGCACAGCGGACGGTTGAGCAGGATGTCGGCGGCCAAGCAATGTTCTTGCAAGGATGTTGTGGAAATATCAACCCACGAGAGCGTTTTTCATGGCAAATTGTCGAAAAATTGGGCAGAGAAGTTGCTGATGCAGTAAAGAACGTTTTGCCAGATATTCATTTGACGAGCGACGTAAAGATTAGTGTTGCTCGGGAAGTCATAGAATTGCCGCTTCAGCCACCTCCAAGCCGAGAGGAACTTGAGCGAATCATTGCTGAGACGGAGAAATCAATGCAAGCAAGTGAACCTACTTCGACTGATTGGCGTATTAATGCCGCATATAATGATTGGGCAAAAACCCTCCTTACAGGGGAAAGTAAGCCCTCTATCTCAACAGAGGTTTTTAGACTCAGGTTGGGAGATTATAACATCGTTACTCTTCCTGGAGAGGCATTTGTAGAGTATGCCTTGCAGATAAAGGCAATGAAGCCAAATACCATAGTCGCAGCATACTCAAATGGCAATATCGGTTATGTTCCAATCAAATCAGCTTTTCCCGAAAAAGGCTATGAGGTTGAAGTAGCATACAAGCTTTATGGTGAGCAAATGATAACAGATGATGCTGAGGATTTAATCCTTACTGCTGCATGTCGGTTGCTTACTTGA